A window from Drosophila yakuba strain Tai18E2 chromosome 3L, Prin_Dyak_Tai18E2_2.1, whole genome shotgun sequence encodes these proteins:
- the LOC6534250 gene encoding uncharacterized protein LOC6534250 isoform X2 — MDFERSITDMPFEILDLIFEKLKFLKYKVYLAQAHEKLAKAFAFHCRHKFRSLTLDGRLTLDLWEFLIRECGATIEEFIYGGCGRLEKCVALTAVAKHCPNLKSVRILLYRSDRENLPVFLENVKSLPISLKINQQDHFPATFLSAVSEMTQLKEFSFRGYMHENVHHLDKLIALERLSLEDITHYSKTPVDLMRICASLKKLRHLTLIRLQILPYDEPCSTFWSDLEHLCFNYCEFSFELPDCPKLKYLSIEYPNCDIEGYVLKFILKNGKNLTELHERCFPPIDGNGFLDLLRACPKLRCLYTPMEFIKLYAAYVSAMVEILKENGATPEDPLELVVCRRIKWKWFRRLHLRTPDADLIDLYEGTE, encoded by the exons ATGGATTTCGAACGCAGCATAACCGACATGCCATTCGAAATTCTCGATCTGATATTCGAAAAactgaaatttttaaaatataaagtttACCTAGCTCAGGCGCACGAGAAGCTTGCGAAAGCTTTCGCCTTTCACTGCCGCCACAAATTTAGGAGTCTTACGCTCGACGGACGGCTAACTCTAGATTTGTGGGAGTTTCTTATACGGGAATGTGGCGCCACGATTGAAGAATTTATCTACGGGGGATGTGGTAGATTGGAGAAGTGTGTTGCACTGACGGCGGTGGCAAAGCATTGTCCCAATTTGAAATCGGTACGCATACTGTTATATCGGTCTGATCGGGAAAACTTGCCCGTTTTCctggaaaatgtaaaaagctTGCCGATATCGcttaaaataaaccaacaaGATCACTTTCCGGCTACCTTCCTTAGTGCGGTGAGTGAAATGACGCAATTAAAGGAATTTTCCTTTAGGGGATATATGCACGAAAATG TGCACCACTTGGATAAATTGATTGCCCTGGAGAGGCTGAGCCTCGAAGATATTACACATTACAGTAAAACTCCTGTGGACTTAATGCGAATTTGTGCATCACTGAAGAAACTGCGCCATTTAACTTTAATTAGGCTACAAATATTGCCCTATGATGAGCCTTGTTCCACGTTTTGGTCCGACTTGGAACACCTGTGCTTCAATTATTGCGAATTCTCCTTCGAATTGCCAGACTGCCCAAAGCTCAAATACTTAAGTATTGAATACCCAAACTGTGACATCGAAGGCTATGTCCTGAAGTTCATTCTTAAGAATGGAAAAAATCTCACAGAACTGCACGAAAGATGCTTTCCGCCGATCGATGGCAATGGGTTTCTGGACCTGCTTCGCGCCTGCCCAAAATTGCGCTGTCTATATACTCCAATGGAGTTTATAAAGCTCTACGCGGCCTATGTGTCTGCTATGGTGGAAATTCTAAAGGAAAATGGAGCAACGCCGGAGGACCCTTTGGAACTCGTCGTATGCAGGCGTATAAAGTGGAAGTGGTTTCGACGACTG CACCTTCGCACTCCCGATgctgatttgattgatttgtaTGAGGGTACAGagtaa
- the LOC6534250 gene encoding uncharacterized protein LOC6534250 isoform X1: MDFERSITDMPFEILDLIFEKLKFLKYKVYLAQAHEKLAKAFAFHCRHKFRSLTLDGRLTLDLWEFLIRECGATIEEFIYGGCGRLEKCVALTAVAKHCPNLKSVRILLYRSDRENLPVFLENVKSLPISLKINQQDHFPATFLSAVSEMTQLKEFSFRGYMHENVHHLDKLIALERLSLEDITHYSKTPVDLMRICASLKKLRHLTLIRLQILPYDEPCSTFWSDLEHLCFNYCEFSFELPDCPKLKYLSIEYPNCDIEGYVLKFILKNGKNLTELHERCFPPIDGNGFLDLLRACPKLRCLYTPMEFIKLYAAYVSAMVEILKENGATPEDPLELVVCRRIKWKWFRRLFRQTPNAELIRLTKRYEDDESRQ; this comes from the exons ATGGATTTCGAACGCAGCATAACCGACATGCCATTCGAAATTCTCGATCTGATATTCGAAAAactgaaatttttaaaatataaagtttACCTAGCTCAGGCGCACGAGAAGCTTGCGAAAGCTTTCGCCTTTCACTGCCGCCACAAATTTAGGAGTCTTACGCTCGACGGACGGCTAACTCTAGATTTGTGGGAGTTTCTTATACGGGAATGTGGCGCCACGATTGAAGAATTTATCTACGGGGGATGTGGTAGATTGGAGAAGTGTGTTGCACTGACGGCGGTGGCAAAGCATTGTCCCAATTTGAAATCGGTACGCATACTGTTATATCGGTCTGATCGGGAAAACTTGCCCGTTTTCctggaaaatgtaaaaagctTGCCGATATCGcttaaaataaaccaacaaGATCACTTTCCGGCTACCTTCCTTAGTGCGGTGAGTGAAATGACGCAATTAAAGGAATTTTCCTTTAGGGGATATATGCACGAAAATG TGCACCACTTGGATAAATTGATTGCCCTGGAGAGGCTGAGCCTCGAAGATATTACACATTACAGTAAAACTCCTGTGGACTTAATGCGAATTTGTGCATCACTGAAGAAACTGCGCCATTTAACTTTAATTAGGCTACAAATATTGCCCTATGATGAGCCTTGTTCCACGTTTTGGTCCGACTTGGAACACCTGTGCTTCAATTATTGCGAATTCTCCTTCGAATTGCCAGACTGCCCAAAGCTCAAATACTTAAGTATTGAATACCCAAACTGTGACATCGAAGGCTATGTCCTGAAGTTCATTCTTAAGAATGGAAAAAATCTCACAGAACTGCACGAAAGATGCTTTCCGCCGATCGATGGCAATGGGTTTCTGGACCTGCTTCGCGCCTGCCCAAAATTGCGCTGTCTATATACTCCAATGGAGTTTATAAAGCTCTACGCGGCCTATGTGTCTGCTATGGTGGAAATTCTAAAGGAAAATGGAGCAACGCCGGAGGACCCTTTGGAACTCGTCGTATGCAGGCGTATAAAGTGGAAGTGGTTTCGACGACTG TTCCGTCAAACACCAAATGCTGAGTTGATAAGGTTGACGAAGAGGTATGAAGATGATGAATCTCGTCAATAA